The following proteins are encoded in a genomic region of Burkholderia pyrrocinia:
- a CDS encoding MmcQ/YjbR family DNA-binding protein gives MTFDEVRQIALAWRGVEEGTSYGTPALKVKGKMLARLREDGDTLVVKGVGPDERAWLIESEPDVYYVTDHYAGWPIVLVRLSTAHPDAVKNLLLREWHAIVPAKWRDEAARGAN, from the coding sequence GTGACATTCGACGAAGTCCGGCAGATCGCACTGGCGTGGCGCGGCGTCGAGGAGGGCACGTCGTACGGCACGCCCGCACTCAAGGTGAAGGGCAAGATGCTCGCGCGGCTGCGCGAGGACGGCGACACGCTCGTCGTGAAGGGCGTCGGCCCCGACGAGCGCGCGTGGCTGATCGAATCGGAGCCCGACGTGTATTACGTGACCGATCACTATGCGGGCTGGCCGATCGTGCTGGTGCGCCTGTCGACCGCGCATCCCGACGCCGTGAAAAACCTGCTCCTGCGAGAATGGCACGCCATCGTGCCTGCCAAGTGGCGGGACGAAGCGGCGCGCGGCGCGAACTGA
- a CDS encoding uracil-DNA glycosylase, with protein MATRKTSRAPQQASLFDDPVPETAPVDIPSPASAPARAGRKPAKKAAAPAPAATAPQPVVADVPHLAAQFDALPAVWRDVLKPFTDSDAYTPLCRFVDDERAAGKTVYPTDVFRALRLTSPDDVKVVILGQDPYHGDDRGTPQAHGLAFSVPPAVRTPPSLRNIFKEIAANFGHDTPRHGCLDTWARQGVLLLNTVLTVERGAAASHAKRGWEQCTDTLIRELAGRHRGLVFMLWGAHAQAKRALFDASAHCVLEAPHPSPLSAHRGFLGCRHFALANDYLVEADRAPIDWRLPEVAETLA; from the coding sequence ATGGCAACCCGCAAGACTTCCCGCGCGCCGCAACAGGCGTCGCTGTTCGATGATCCCGTGCCGGAAACGGCACCGGTCGACATTCCGTCCCCGGCTTCCGCGCCGGCCCGTGCCGGGCGCAAGCCCGCAAAGAAAGCCGCTGCGCCGGCCCCGGCCGCCACGGCGCCGCAGCCCGTTGTCGCCGACGTTCCGCACCTCGCCGCGCAATTCGACGCGCTGCCGGCCGTCTGGCGCGACGTGCTGAAACCCTTTACCGACAGCGACGCGTACACGCCGCTGTGCCGCTTCGTCGACGACGAGCGTGCGGCCGGCAAGACGGTCTATCCGACCGACGTGTTCCGCGCGCTGCGCCTGACGAGCCCGGACGACGTGAAGGTCGTGATCCTCGGCCAGGACCCGTACCACGGCGACGATCGCGGCACGCCGCAGGCACACGGCCTCGCGTTCTCGGTGCCGCCGGCCGTCCGCACGCCGCCGTCGCTGCGCAACATCTTCAAGGAAATCGCCGCGAACTTCGGTCACGACACGCCGCGCCACGGCTGCCTCGACACCTGGGCGCGCCAGGGCGTGCTGCTGCTCAACACGGTGCTGACGGTCGAGCGCGGCGCGGCCGCAAGCCACGCGAAGCGCGGCTGGGAACAATGCACGGACACGCTGATCCGCGAACTCGCCGGCCGCCATCGCGGGCTCGTCTTCATGCTGTGGGGCGCGCACGCGCAGGCAAAGCGCGCGCTGTTCGACGCGAGCGCACATTGCGTGCTCGAGGCGCCGCATCCGTCGCCGCTGTCCGCGCACCGTGGCTTCCTCGGCTGCCGCCATTTCGCGCTGGCGAACGACTATCTCGTCGAAGCAGACCGCGCACCGATCGACTGGCGCCTGCCGGAAGTGGCCGAAACACTCGCGTAA
- the trpC gene encoding indole-3-glycerol phosphate synthase TrpC: MSDILDRIIAVKREEVAAAMRSTPLEALKLDASARDLRDFVGALRAKHAAGDAAVIAEIKKASPSKGVLREHFVPADIARSYAAHGAACLSVLTDEQFFQGGIRYLEEARAACTLPVLRKDFIVDAYQILEARAMGADALLLIAAALDTPLMQDLEAYAHSLGLAVLVEVHDRDELEQALTLKTPLLGINNRNLRTFETSIQTTLDMLDMIPPDRIVVTESGILSRTDVDTMRAANVNTFLVGEAFMRADQPGEELARMFF, from the coding sequence ATGAGCGACATTCTCGACCGAATCATCGCCGTCAAGCGCGAAGAAGTCGCGGCGGCCATGCGCAGCACGCCGCTCGAGGCACTGAAACTGGACGCATCCGCGCGCGACCTGCGCGACTTCGTCGGCGCGCTGCGGGCGAAGCACGCGGCCGGCGACGCCGCCGTGATCGCCGAAATCAAGAAGGCAAGCCCGTCGAAGGGCGTGCTGCGCGAGCATTTCGTGCCGGCCGACATTGCGCGCTCGTACGCGGCGCACGGCGCCGCGTGCCTGTCGGTGCTGACCGACGAGCAGTTCTTCCAGGGCGGTATCCGCTATCTGGAAGAGGCGCGCGCGGCCTGCACGCTGCCCGTGCTGCGCAAGGACTTCATCGTCGACGCGTACCAGATCCTCGAGGCGCGCGCGATGGGCGCCGACGCGCTCCTGCTGATCGCCGCCGCGCTCGACACGCCGCTGATGCAGGACCTCGAGGCGTATGCGCACTCGCTCGGTCTCGCCGTGCTGGTCGAAGTGCACGACCGCGACGAGCTGGAACAGGCGCTGACGCTCAAGACGCCGCTGCTCGGTATCAACAACCGCAACCTGCGCACGTTCGAGACGTCGATCCAGACCACGCTCGACATGCTCGACATGATTCCGCCTGACCGCATCGTCGTGACCGAATCGGGCATCCTGTCGCGCACCGACGTCGATACGATGCGCGCGGCGAACGTGAACACGTTCCTCGTCGGCGAAGCGTTCATGCGCGCCGACCAGCCGGGCGAGGAACTCGCGCGGATGTTCTTCTGA
- the gabP gene encoding GABA permease, producing the protein MSGSNTGLGTGLKQRHVTMMSIAGVIGAGLFVGSGHAIAEAGPASILAYAIAGMLVVLVMRMLGEMAVAHPDSGSFSTYADRAIGHWAGFTIGWLYWWFWVLVIPIEATAAATILNAWFPGVATWIFALGITLLLTVTNLFSVKNYGEFEFWFALIKVVAIVVFLCIGGAAIVGIVPAPAVSGVSNLFAHQGFMPHGAGAVLAAMLTTMFSFLGTEIVTIAAAESDNPQRQIVRATNSVIWRITLFYLGSILVVAAIVPWNDPLLPTHGSYQRAMELIGIPNAKAIIDVIVLVSVASCLNSALYTASRMLFSLSKRKDAPAFLHRTDSTGTPRAAVLASTAFGFVTVIANYLMPEQVFGFLLATSGAIALLVYLVIAISQLRMRKTLESSGADLTLRMWMFPWLTWAVILFICGTLTVMFVSEDHRMEVGATAVLALIVLLASWLNKRGRDARASEGRRVSAT; encoded by the coding sequence ATGAGTGGAAGCAACACAGGCCTCGGCACGGGCCTGAAGCAGCGTCACGTGACGATGATGTCGATTGCCGGCGTTATCGGCGCGGGCTTGTTCGTCGGCTCCGGCCACGCGATCGCGGAAGCCGGTCCGGCGTCGATACTCGCGTATGCGATCGCGGGCATGCTGGTCGTACTGGTGATGCGCATGCTCGGCGAGATGGCCGTCGCGCATCCGGACAGCGGGTCGTTCTCGACTTATGCCGATCGCGCGATCGGCCACTGGGCCGGCTTCACGATCGGCTGGCTGTACTGGTGGTTCTGGGTGCTCGTGATCCCGATCGAGGCGACGGCCGCTGCGACCATCCTCAATGCCTGGTTCCCTGGTGTCGCGACCTGGATCTTCGCGCTCGGCATCACGCTGCTGCTCACCGTCACCAACCTCTTTTCCGTCAAGAACTACGGCGAATTCGAATTCTGGTTCGCGCTGATCAAGGTCGTCGCGATCGTCGTGTTCCTGTGCATCGGCGGCGCGGCGATCGTCGGCATCGTGCCCGCGCCGGCCGTATCGGGCGTGTCGAACCTGTTCGCGCATCAGGGCTTCATGCCGCACGGCGCCGGTGCGGTGCTGGCGGCGATGCTGACAACGATGTTCTCGTTCCTCGGCACCGAGATCGTGACGATCGCGGCCGCCGAATCGGACAACCCGCAGCGCCAGATCGTGCGCGCGACGAACTCGGTGATCTGGCGCATCACGCTGTTCTATCTCGGCTCGATCCTCGTCGTCGCGGCCATCGTGCCGTGGAACGACCCGCTGCTGCCGACGCACGGCTCGTATCAGCGCGCGATGGAATTGATCGGCATCCCGAACGCGAAGGCGATCATCGACGTGATCGTGCTCGTGTCGGTCGCGAGCTGCCTGAATTCGGCGCTGTACACGGCCTCGCGAATGTTGTTCTCGTTGTCGAAGCGCAAGGACGCGCCTGCGTTCCTGCATCGCACCGATTCGACCGGCACGCCGCGTGCGGCCGTGCTCGCGTCCACTGCATTCGGCTTCGTGACCGTGATCGCGAACTACCTGATGCCGGAACAGGTGTTCGGCTTCCTGCTCGCGACGTCGGGCGCGATCGCGCTGCTCGTGTATCTGGTGATCGCGATCTCGCAGTTGCGGATGCGCAAGACGCTCGAATCGAGCGGCGCCGACCTGACGCTGCGGATGTGGATGTTCCCGTGGCTCACGTGGGCCGTGATCCTGTTCATCTGCGGCACGCTGACCGTGATGTTCGTCAGCGAGGATCACCGGATGGAAGTGGGGGCGACGGCGGTGCTGGCGTTGATCGTGCTGCTCGCGTCGTGGCTGAACAAGCGCGGTCGCGATGCGCGGGCGAGCGAGGGGCGGCGCGTATCGGCGACGTGA
- the ychF gene encoding redox-regulated ATPase YchF, with translation MSLKCGIVGLPNVGKSTLFNALTKAGIAAENYPFCTIEPNVGIVEVPDTRLKALSEIVKPERVVPAVVEFVDIAGLVAGASKGEGLGNQFLANIRETDAITHVVRCFEDENVIHVAGKVSPIDDIEVINTELALADLGTVEKALTRYSKAAKSGNDKEAGKLAAVLEKTRAHLDQGKAVRGLDLSDDEAALLKPFCLITAKPAMYVANVKDDGFANNPHLDAVRKYAESENAPVVAVCAAIEAEIADLDDADKEAFLADMGMEEPGLDRVIRAGFKLLGLQTYFTAGVKEVRAWTIHIGDTAPQAAGVIHTDFERGFIRAQTIAFNDFVSYKGEQGAKEAGKMRAEGKEYVVHDGDVMNFLFNV, from the coding sequence ATGAGTCTCAAATGCGGCATCGTCGGCTTGCCCAACGTCGGCAAGTCCACCCTGTTCAATGCGCTGACCAAGGCCGGCATCGCCGCCGAGAACTACCCGTTCTGCACGATCGAGCCGAACGTCGGCATCGTCGAAGTGCCCGATACGCGCCTGAAGGCGCTCTCCGAGATCGTCAAGCCCGAGCGCGTCGTGCCGGCCGTCGTCGAGTTCGTCGACATCGCCGGCCTCGTCGCGGGCGCGAGCAAGGGTGAAGGCCTCGGCAACCAGTTCCTCGCGAACATCCGTGAAACCGACGCGATTACGCACGTCGTGCGCTGCTTCGAGGACGAGAACGTCATTCACGTCGCCGGCAAGGTCAGCCCGATCGACGACATCGAAGTGATCAACACCGAACTCGCGCTCGCCGATCTCGGCACCGTCGAGAAGGCGCTCACGCGCTATTCCAAGGCGGCGAAGTCGGGCAACGACAAGGAAGCCGGCAAGCTCGCGGCCGTGCTCGAAAAGACGCGCGCGCATCTGGACCAGGGCAAGGCCGTGCGCGGTCTCGACCTGTCCGACGACGAGGCCGCGCTGCTCAAACCGTTCTGCCTGATCACCGCGAAGCCCGCGATGTACGTGGCGAACGTGAAGGACGACGGCTTCGCGAACAATCCGCACCTCGATGCGGTGCGCAAGTACGCGGAAAGCGAGAACGCGCCGGTGGTCGCCGTGTGCGCGGCGATCGAGGCGGAAATCGCCGATCTCGACGATGCGGACAAGGAAGCGTTCCTCGCCGACATGGGCATGGAAGAGCCAGGGCTCGACCGCGTGATCCGCGCGGGCTTCAAGCTGCTCGGCCTGCAGACCTATTTCACCGCGGGCGTGAAGGAAGTGCGCGCGTGGACGATCCATATCGGCGACACGGCGCCGCAGGCGGCCGGCGTGATCCACACCGACTTCGAGCGCGGCTTCATCCGCGCACAGACGATCGCGTTCAACGACTTCGTCTCGTACAAGGGTGAGCAAGGCGCGAAGGAAGCCGGCAAGATGCGCGCGGAAGGGAAGGAATATGTCGTGCACGACGGCGACGTGATGAACTTCCTGTTCAACGTCTGA
- a CDS encoding FMN-dependent NADH-azoreductase codes for MTTILQINSAARSQGAQSTLLANELTAKLQQSNPDAKVVVRDLLADALPHLDESVLGAFFTPADNRTAEQNAIVAKSDALIAELQAADIIVIGAPMYNFGISSQLKTYFDWIARAGVTFRYTENGPEGLIKGKKVHVVTARGGKYAGTPNDSQTPYLRTFLGFVGMTDVSFIFAEGLNLGPDAQSAALASAREAIAAA; via the coding sequence ATGACGACCATTCTGCAAATCAATTCCGCGGCGCGTTCGCAAGGTGCGCAATCCACGCTGCTGGCCAATGAACTGACGGCAAAGCTGCAACAATCGAATCCTGACGCGAAGGTGGTGGTTCGCGACCTGCTGGCCGATGCGCTGCCGCACCTCGACGAATCGGTGCTCGGCGCGTTCTTCACGCCGGCCGACAATCGCACCGCGGAGCAGAATGCGATCGTCGCGAAGAGCGATGCGCTGATCGCCGAACTGCAAGCTGCCGACATCATCGTGATCGGCGCGCCGATGTACAACTTCGGCATCTCGTCGCAACTGAAGACGTACTTCGACTGGATCGCACGTGCAGGCGTCACGTTCCGCTACACCGAGAACGGTCCGGAAGGCCTGATCAAGGGCAAGAAGGTTCACGTGGTGACGGCCCGCGGCGGCAAGTACGCCGGTACGCCGAACGACAGCCAGACGCCGTACCTGCGCACGTTCCTCGGCTTCGTCGGCATGACCGACGTGAGCTTCATCTTCGCGGAAGGCCTGAACCTCGGGCCGGATGCGCAGAGCGCCGCGCTCGCCAGCGCACGCGAAGCGATCGCCGCCGCGTAA
- a CDS encoding UbiH/UbiF family hydroxylase has protein sequence MPAMTAHHTFDVAVVGGGLVGKTAALALTQSGYKTALLAQPATPRPADLAFDTRVYALSSSSQALLERLRVWQALDHSRLAPVYDMRVYGDAHAELHFSAYQASVPQLAWIAESSLVETSLDAALRFQPNLTWFDARAQGFDVRDDAAVLTLSSGQVLEADLIVGADGAHSWVRSQMGAKVERRDYRQTGVVANFKASLPHRETAYQWFCDGEIVALLPLPDGHVSLVWSAHTAHADELLALDPAQLAAEVERVSHGQVGTLECVTPAAGFPLALQTVDKLIAPRVALVGDAAHLIHPLAGQGMNLGLRDVAALADAIAVKESFRNLGDTVLLRRYERSRREDIRALMVATDGLQRLFAVPGSLAKAVRNAGMAFVGAQPLVKRWLVSSALG, from the coding sequence ATGCCCGCCATGACTGCCCACCACACCTTCGACGTCGCCGTGGTCGGCGGCGGGCTCGTCGGCAAGACGGCCGCGCTCGCGCTGACCCAGTCCGGTTACAAGACTGCCTTGCTCGCCCAGCCGGCCACGCCGCGCCCCGCCGATCTCGCGTTCGACACGCGCGTCTACGCGCTGTCGTCCAGTTCGCAGGCCTTGCTCGAGCGGCTGCGGGTCTGGCAGGCGCTCGACCACAGCCGGCTCGCACCCGTCTACGACATGCGCGTGTACGGCGATGCGCATGCCGAACTGCATTTCTCCGCGTACCAGGCCTCCGTGCCGCAACTCGCGTGGATCGCCGAATCGTCGCTGGTCGAGACGTCGCTCGACGCCGCGCTGCGGTTTCAGCCGAACCTCACATGGTTCGACGCGCGCGCACAGGGCTTCGACGTGCGCGACGACGCGGCCGTGCTCACGCTGTCGTCGGGGCAGGTGCTGGAAGCCGACCTCATCGTCGGCGCCGACGGCGCGCATTCGTGGGTGCGCTCGCAAATGGGGGCCAAAGTCGAGCGACGCGACTACCGGCAGACCGGTGTCGTCGCGAACTTCAAGGCGTCGCTGCCGCATCGCGAGACGGCCTATCAGTGGTTCTGCGACGGCGAGATCGTCGCGCTGCTGCCGCTGCCGGACGGCCACGTGTCGCTTGTGTGGTCCGCACACACCGCGCATGCGGACGAACTGCTCGCACTCGATCCGGCGCAGCTTGCGGCCGAAGTCGAGCGCGTGTCGCACGGCCAGGTCGGCACGCTCGAATGCGTGACGCCGGCCGCCGGCTTCCCGCTGGCGCTGCAGACGGTCGACAAACTGATCGCGCCGCGTGTCGCGCTCGTCGGCGATGCCGCGCACCTGATCCACCCGCTCGCGGGGCAGGGGATGAACCTCGGGCTGCGCGACGTCGCAGCGCTCGCCGACGCGATCGCAGTCAAGGAAAGCTTCCGCAACCTCGGCGATACGGTGCTGCTGCGCCGCTACGAGCGTTCGCGCCGCGAGGACATCCGCGCGCTGATGGTCGCGACCGACGGGCTGCAGCGGCTGTTCGCGGTGCCAGGCTCGCTCGCGAAGGCCGTGCGCAATGCGGGCATGGCATTCGTCGGGGCGCAGCCGCTCGTGAAGCGCTGGCTAGTGTCGTCCGCGCTCGGCTGA
- the trpD gene encoding anthranilate phosphoribosyltransferase, whose amino-acid sequence MTITPQEALQRTIEHREIFHDEMLHLMRLIMRGDMSPVMAAAIITGLRVKKETIGEIAAAATVMREFANHVEVPDNSNFVDIVGTGGDGSHTFNISTASMFVTAAAGAKVAKHGNRGVSSKSGSADVLEALGVNIDLQSDQVAASIAETGMGFMFAPNHHPAMKNIAAVRRELGVRTIFNILGPLTNPAGAPNQLMGVFHADLVGIQVRVMQRLGAQHVLVVYGKDGMDEVSLGAATLVGELRDGKVHEYEIHPEDFGLQMVSNRTLKVENADESRTMLLGALDNQPGVAREIVTLNAGTALYAADIAESIADGIQLAREAIASGKARAKVDELVRFTQQFKR is encoded by the coding sequence ATGACGATTACCCCGCAGGAAGCGCTGCAGCGCACGATCGAGCACCGCGAGATCTTCCACGACGAAATGCTGCACCTGATGCGGCTCATCATGCGCGGCGACATGTCGCCCGTGATGGCCGCCGCGATCATCACCGGGTTGCGCGTGAAGAAGGAGACGATCGGCGAGATCGCCGCCGCCGCGACCGTGATGCGCGAATTCGCGAACCACGTCGAGGTGCCGGACAATTCGAACTTCGTCGACATCGTCGGCACCGGCGGCGACGGCTCGCACACGTTCAACATCTCGACCGCGTCGATGTTCGTCACGGCCGCGGCCGGCGCGAAGGTCGCGAAGCACGGCAACCGCGGCGTGTCGAGCAAGTCCGGCAGCGCCGATGTGCTCGAAGCGCTCGGCGTGAACATCGACCTGCAATCCGACCAGGTTGCGGCGTCGATCGCCGAAACGGGCATGGGCTTCATGTTCGCGCCGAACCATCACCCGGCGATGAAGAACATCGCGGCCGTGCGCCGCGAACTCGGCGTGCGCACGATCTTCAACATCCTCGGCCCGCTAACCAATCCGGCCGGCGCACCGAACCAGTTGATGGGCGTGTTCCACGCCGACCTCGTCGGCATCCAGGTCCGCGTGATGCAACGCCTCGGTGCGCAACACGTGCTCGTTGTCTACGGCAAGGACGGGATGGACGAGGTCTCGCTCGGCGCCGCGACGCTCGTCGGCGAATTGCGCGACGGCAAGGTGCACGAATACGAAATCCATCCGGAGGACTTCGGCCTGCAGATGGTGTCGAACCGCACGCTGAAGGTGGAAAATGCAGACGAATCGCGCACGATGCTGCTCGGTGCGCTGGACAACCAGCCGGGCGTCGCGCGCGAGATCGTCACGCTGAACGCGGGCACCGCGCTGTATGCGGCAGACATCGCCGAATCGATCGCGGACGGCATCCAGCTCGCCCGCGAAGCGATCGCGAGCGGCAAGGCCCGCGCGAAGGTCGACGAACTCGTGCGCTTCACACAGCAGTTCAAGCGCTGA
- a CDS encoding M61 family metallopeptidase — MTQPIRYSIVPKDLAAHLFEVSVTVADPDPQGQRFSLPVWIPGSYLVREFARNIVTLGAFNDAGRKVRIAKTDKHTWQAAPVTGALTLRYDVYAWDLSVRSAYLDESGGFFNATAVFLSVAGREDAPCEVDIAKPAGTAFRAWRVGTALPEARGTKRYGFGAYRASNYDELSDHPVTIGEFALTTFEAHGVPHDIVIAGRVTQLDLERLRTDLKRVCEAQIALFEPKSKKAPMDRYVFMTLAVSDGYGGLEHRASTALICNRTDLPVKGRPETTEGYRTYLGLCSHEYFHTWNVKRIKPAAFVPYDLTRENYTSLLWLFEGFTSYYDDLMLVRSGLMSQDEYFAALGRTVGGVLRGTGRLKQSVAESSFDAWIKYYRQDENATNAIVSYYTKGSLVALAFDLAIRAQTRNRKSLDDVMRLLWQRYGRDFYRGKQAGVEENEVEALIEAATGVALGRLFADAVHGTRDLPLGELLAPFGVTLAPDVAIGAAAKPTIGARLRGGADCTFAAVYDGGAAHRAGLSAGDTLIAVDGLRVTGTNLDTLLSRYRPGDKVEVHAFRRDELRTAKLKLDGPEVTRYRLTAAAKPAAVSRAREAWLKG; from the coding sequence ATGACCCAGCCGATCCGCTATTCGATTGTCCCGAAAGATCTTGCCGCGCACCTGTTCGAAGTGTCGGTGACGGTCGCCGATCCCGATCCCCAAGGTCAGCGCTTCTCGCTGCCGGTGTGGATTCCGGGCAGCTACCTCGTGCGCGAGTTCGCGCGCAACATCGTGACGCTCGGCGCATTCAACGACGCGGGCCGCAAGGTGCGGATCGCGAAGACCGACAAGCACACGTGGCAGGCTGCGCCCGTGACCGGCGCGCTGACGCTGCGCTACGACGTGTATGCGTGGGACCTGTCGGTGCGCTCCGCGTATCTCGACGAATCGGGCGGTTTCTTCAACGCGACGGCCGTGTTCCTGAGCGTCGCCGGCCGCGAGGACGCGCCGTGCGAAGTCGACATTGCGAAACCGGCCGGCACGGCGTTCCGCGCGTGGCGCGTCGGCACCGCGCTGCCCGAGGCGCGCGGCACGAAGCGCTACGGTTTCGGCGCGTATCGCGCGTCGAACTACGACGAACTCTCCGACCATCCGGTGACGATCGGAGAATTCGCGCTCACGACGTTCGAGGCACACGGCGTGCCGCACGATATCGTGATCGCGGGGCGCGTGACGCAGCTCGACCTGGAGCGGCTGCGTACCGACCTGAAGCGCGTGTGCGAAGCGCAGATCGCGCTGTTCGAGCCGAAATCGAAGAAGGCGCCGATGGACCGCTACGTGTTCATGACGCTCGCGGTCAGCGACGGCTACGGCGGCCTCGAGCATCGCGCGTCGACCGCGCTGATCTGCAACCGGACCGACCTGCCGGTGAAGGGGCGGCCCGAAACGACGGAAGGCTATCGCACATATCTCGGCCTCTGCAGCCACGAGTACTTCCACACGTGGAACGTGAAGCGCATCAAGCCGGCGGCGTTCGTGCCGTACGACCTGACGCGCGAGAACTACACGTCGCTGCTGTGGCTGTTCGAAGGCTTCACGTCGTATTACGACGACCTGATGCTGGTGCGCAGCGGGCTGATGTCGCAGGACGAATATTTCGCGGCGCTCGGCCGCACGGTCGGCGGCGTGCTGCGCGGCACGGGCCGGCTCAAGCAGAGCGTCGCGGAAAGCTCGTTCGACGCGTGGATCAAGTACTACCGCCAGGACGAGAACGCGACCAACGCGATCGTCAGCTACTACACGAAGGGTTCGCTCGTCGCGCTCGCATTCGATCTCGCGATCCGCGCGCAGACGCGCAACCGGAAGTCGCTCGACGACGTGATGCGTCTGCTGTGGCAACGCTACGGCCGCGATTTCTACCGCGGCAAGCAGGCGGGCGTCGAGGAAAACGAAGTCGAGGCGCTGATCGAAGCGGCAACCGGTGTTGCGCTGGGCCGCCTGTTTGCCGACGCCGTGCACGGCACGCGCGACCTGCCGCTCGGCGAGCTGCTCGCGCCGTTCGGCGTGACGCTCGCGCCCGATGTCGCGATCGGCGCGGCCGCGAAGCCGACGATCGGCGCGCGCCTGCGCGGCGGTGCGGACTGCACGTTCGCGGCTGTGTACGACGGCGGCGCCGCGCATCGCGCGGGGCTGTCGGCCGGCGACACGCTGATCGCGGTCGACGGGCTGCGCGTCACGGGCACGAACCTCGATACGCTGCTCTCGCGCTACCGGCCGGGCGACAAGGTCGAGGTTCACGCCTTCCGCCGCGACGAGCTGCGCACGGCGAAACTGAAGCTCGACGGGCCGGAAGTCACACGCTACCGGCTGACGGCGGCAGCGAAGCCGGCCGCAGTATCCAGGGCCCGGGAAGCCTGGCTGAAGGGCTGA
- a CDS encoding DsbC family protein produces MKKTIRIASLALAVTMATLGCTAQADQTTDKLKATLQARLGSDAPIKSVSKSPVAGLYEVNMGSQIIYSDAAGDYVLLGDLVDAKTHKNLTDARLSEINKIDFASLPFANAIKVVKGNGARKIAVFSDPNCPYCKKLETTLQSVDNVTVYTFLYPVLSPDSTVKSKAIWCATDRAKTWQSWMLDHRAPSGAGTCDTTALDKNLALGRGMNVTGTPTIFLPDGRRLPGAVSAEQLNQALASSK; encoded by the coding sequence ATGAAAAAAACGATCCGCATCGCGTCGCTGGCGCTGGCCGTCACGATGGCGACGCTCGGCTGCACCGCGCAGGCCGACCAAACCACCGACAAGCTGAAAGCCACGCTGCAGGCCCGTCTCGGCAGCGACGCGCCGATCAAGAGCGTGTCGAAGTCGCCGGTCGCGGGCCTTTACGAAGTGAACATGGGCTCGCAGATCATCTATAGCGACGCGGCGGGCGACTACGTGCTGCTCGGCGATCTCGTCGACGCCAAGACGCACAAGAACCTGACCGACGCACGCCTGTCCGAAATCAACAAGATCGACTTCGCGAGCCTGCCGTTCGCGAATGCGATCAAGGTCGTCAAGGGCAACGGCGCACGCAAGATCGCGGTGTTCTCCGATCCGAACTGCCCGTACTGCAAGAAGCTCGAGACGACGCTGCAGTCGGTCGACAACGTCACCGTCTACACGTTCCTGTACCCGGTCCTGTCGCCGGATTCGACCGTGAAGTCGAAGGCGATCTGGTGCGCAACCGACCGTGCGAAAACGTGGCAGAGCTGGATGCTCGACCACCGCGCGCCGTCCGGCGCGGGCACGTGCGACACGACCGCGCTCGACAAGAACCTCGCGCTCGGCCGCGGGATGAACGTCACGGGCACGCCGACGATCTTCTTGCCGGACGGCCGCCGCCTGCCGGGCGCGGTGTCGGCCGAGCAGCTCAACCAGGCGCTCGCCTCGAGCAAGTAA
- a CDS encoding CYTH domain-containing protein: MAIEKEIKLALPAGQADAARRFFETLTGEPGHDITLANVYYDTPDLALARSKSAVRVRRAPNGWLQTFKTVGSAEGGLHRRHEWELPVAGDALEIDALVAACDVPEAAAALKDAAGALSALFRTDFSRTLWRIAIGGATVEAAVDLGEIVVQAENETRREPISEIELELIDGPEAALATLAAELQQALPGLAPENISKAQRGYRLRAQ, translated from the coding sequence ATGGCGATCGAAAAAGAAATCAAGCTCGCGCTGCCGGCCGGCCAGGCCGATGCCGCGCGGCGCTTCTTCGAGACGCTGACCGGCGAGCCCGGTCACGACATCACGCTCGCGAACGTCTATTACGACACGCCCGATCTCGCGCTGGCCCGCTCGAAGAGCGCGGTACGCGTGCGCCGCGCGCCGAACGGCTGGTTGCAGACGTTCAAGACGGTCGGCAGCGCGGAAGGCGGCCTGCATCGCCGCCACGAATGGGAACTGCCTGTCGCCGGCGACGCGCTCGAGATCGATGCGCTGGTCGCGGCCTGCGACGTGCCGGAAGCCGCCGCGGCGCTGAAAGACGCGGCGGGCGCGCTGTCCGCGCTGTTCCGCACGGATTTTTCGCGTACGCTGTGGCGCATCGCAATCGGCGGCGCAACCGTCGAAGCCGCGGTGGACCTCGGCGAGATCGTCGTCCAGGCGGAAAACGAAACGCGCCGCGAACCGATCAGCGAAATCGAACTCGAACTGATCGATGGCCCGGAAGCGGCGCTCGCGACGCTCGCCGCCGAACTGCAGCAGGCGCTGCCGGGCCTCGCTCCCGAAAACATCAGCAAGGCGCAGCGCGGCTACCGGCTGCGCGCGCAATAA